GCTAATGACGCCACGGTCAAGGGCGGTACTTATTTCCCGATGACGATCAAAAAGCATGTGCGCGCTCAGCAGGTGGCCGAAGAAAACCACCTGCCCTGCGTTTATCTCGTCGATTCGGGAGGCATCTTTCTCCCCCACCAGGCCGGCACATTTCCCGACCAGGATCATTTCGGAAGAATCTTCTTCAACCAGTCGGTGATGTCGGCCAAGGGAATTCCGCAGATCTCGGTCGTGATGGGCTCCTGTACGGCGGGTGGCGCATATGTTCCGGCCCTGTCCGATGAAACCGTGATCGTCCGCAAACAGGGTACGATCTTTATCGGCGGGCCTCCATTGGTAAAAGCCGCTACCGGTGTGGAAGTTACCGATGAAGAACTGGGCGGCGCGGATGTCCATTGCCGTATATCCGGTGTAGCTGATCATTACGCCCAGAACGACAAGCACGCGCTCGAAACAACTCGTTCAATCATCGCTTCGCTCGATTCACCGGCACGTTTCCCGCTTGACCGCAAGGAACCGGTTGATCCGTATTATGATCCGGAAGAGTTGTATGGTGTCGTGCCGGAGAATATCAAGAAACCTTTTGACATCAGAGAGATTATCGCTCGCGTAGTCGATGACTCCCGGTTCCAGGAATTCAAGGAGCTGTACGGGGTCACGCTGGTGACAGGTTTTGCTCATGTAATGGGTTACCCGGTCGGAATACTGGCTAACAACGGCGTTCTTTTCTCGGAAAGCTCGGTCAAGGGCGCGCATTTCATTGAACTCTGTACTGAACGACGCATACCGCTACTGTTTTTGCAGAATATCTCCGGCTTCATAGTCGGTAAACAGTATGAACACGGCGGTATCGCTTCTGATGGTGCCAAGATGGTTCACGCGGTCGCTAATGCCAAAGTGCCGAAACTCACGGTAGTAGTCGGTGGTTCGTACGGTGCCGGCAATTATGCTATGTGCGGACGGGGCTATTTCCCGAGGTTGATGTGGATGTGGCCGAATGCCCGAATCAGCGTGATGGGCGGTGAGCAGGCGGCTGATGTACTCTGGACTGTCAAGAAGCGGGCTCTTGCCAAAAAAGGTGAAGAAGTTACCGGCGAGATGGAAAAGGAGTTCAAAAAGCCGACTATCGAACGCTATGAGCACGAAGCGACGCCGTATTATTCCGGTGCACGGTTGTGGGACGACGGCATGATCGATCCGGTCGAGACTCGCAAGATGATCGCCCTGGGAATCGCCATGTCACTCAACGCACCAGTACCGAAAACCAAGTACGGTGTCTTCAGGATGTAGACTGCGAGGACTTCATGTCTGATTACAGTACGATAAAATACGATCAGGACGGCAAGGTGGCGCGAATAACATTTTGCCGTCCCGAGATACACAACGCCTTCAACTCGACCATGATAAACGAACTCTATGATCTCTTCATGAAATTGAAAACTGACAGCACCGTTCGGGTCGTGGTCCTGACAGGAGAAGGCAAATCCTACTGCGCCGGGGCTGACCTGAACTGGATGCGCGCGGTGAAGGATTACTCTTACGAACAGAACCTCAAGGAGTCGCTCGAGCTGGCGGCTTTGTTTCGGCTGATCTATGAATTCCCGCGTCCGGTCATCGGCCGTATTAACGGCGCGGCTATCGGCGGGGGCACCGGTTTTGTAGCCGTGACAGATATCGCGGTGGCGGCCGGTGTGGCGATGTTTTCATTTTCTGAAGTCAAAATCGGCGTGGTTCCGGCCTGTATCTCGCCCTACGTCGTCAAACGTGTGGGAGAAGGTCGTGCCCGTGAATTCTTCCTGACCGGTGAAAGGCTGACTGCGTTGCGTGCCAACGAGGCCGGGCTTGTCAACCGTGTGGTCGAAAATGACAAGCTCGACAGCGAAGTCGAGGCTATAGTCGGTCAGATTCTGACATCCGGCCCGGATGCTCTGGCGGTCTGTAAGACTCTGCTACATAAGATCGCCGATCAGAATATGGACGAGGCCGAGAAATACACCGCCGAGGTGATTGCCGACCTGCGCAAATCGCCAGAGGGACAGGAAGGGATGGACGCCTTTTTGAACAAGCGCAAACCGAATTGGGTGGAGTAGAATTCAGATGTTTAAAAAGATACTGGTTGCCAACCGGGGAGAAATCGCCTGCCGGGTACTGCAGGCCGCGCGGGAGATGAATATTCCCACGCTGGCTGTATATTCCGAAGCTGATCAAAACGCGTTACATGTGCTCAAAGCCGACGAAGCCGCGCTTCTGGGTCCGCCTGCGCCGGGCGAGAGTTATCTCAATATCGACAAAATAATTGAAGTAGCAAAAGAACATGGTGCCGACGCGATTCATCCCGGTTACGGTTTTCTATCCGAGAATCATAGATTTGCAAAACGATGCGAGGATGAGGGAATAACTTTCATCGGCTCGCACTCCGAATCTATTCGTTCGATGGGTAACAAAATCGAGGCGCGGCAGATGATGATCGAATCAGGAGTGCCGGTTATTCCCGGTATGTCCGGCTCGGCTTCTGATGTCGACCTGTTTAAATCCGAAGCGGATAAAGTTGGATACCCGGTGCTTCTGAAGGCGGCCGCCGGTGGCGGTGGCAAAGGCATGCGGGTGGTCCATGATCCGGATAATATCGAAGACGCCTTAAATGGCGCGATGCGTGAAGCGAAATCAGCGTTTGGCGACGATTCGGTTTATCTCGAAAAATATATCGAAGAACCTCGTCATGTCGAATTCCAGATAATGGCCGACAAACATGGCAACTGCGTCTACCTGTTCGAACGTGAATGTTCTATCCAGAGACGTCATCAGAAAATCATTGAAGAGACACCTTCGGTCGCTGTCGACGACGAACTCCGCAGGAAGATGGGCGAAGCCGCGGTCCGTGTGGCTAAAGCCTGCGAATACTCCAACGCAGGCACGGTCGAGTTTTTGCTGGACAAGAAAAAGAATTTCTATTTTCTCGAGATGAATACCCGCATCCAGGTCGAACATCCTGTTACCGAGATGGTGGTCGGGGTTGACCTCGTCAAGGAACAGATCCGAGTCGCTTCCGGCGAGAAGCTGTCATTTTCGCAGGAAGAACTTTTCCAGCATGGTCACGCAATCGAATGTCGAATCTATGCTGAGGATGCT
This window of the Candidatus Zixiibacteriota bacterium genome carries:
- the accC gene encoding acetyl-CoA carboxylase biotin carboxylase subunit — protein: MFKKILVANRGEIACRVLQAAREMNIPTLAVYSEADQNALHVLKADEAALLGPPAPGESYLNIDKIIEVAKEHGADAIHPGYGFLSENHRFAKRCEDEGITFIGSHSESIRSMGNKIEARQMMIESGVPVIPGMSGSASDVDLFKSEADKVGYPVLLKAAAGGGGKGMRVVHDPDNIEDALNGAMREAKSAFGDDSVYLEKYIEEPRHVEFQIMADKHGNCVYLFERECSIQRRHQKIIEETPSVAVDDELRRKMGEAAVRVAKACEYSNAGTVEFLLDKKKNFYFLEMNTRIQVEHPVTEMVVGVDLVKEQIRVASGEKLSFSQEELFQHGHAIECRIYAEDAENNFLPSSGKLLFYKEPQGPFIRVDSGVYSGVDITVFYDPILAKLIVWGERRNEAVERMKQALDDYIVLGVKTSIHYLKAILEHPEFISGKTFTDFIPRNMSEWEPPVVSEDQIKVALLSAVIHEMKKKPAVTEGGKEEMPSPWNSIGKWEIGMGG
- a CDS encoding methylcrotonoyl-CoA carboxylase, producing MYRRIESKIDTKSEDFKANKEHHLRLRDEFLDRLEKIKQGGPPHMVERHKKRGKMTVRERLDALFDKNTPFIELSPLAAYDMYKNEAPSAGVVTGIGVVHGREVMVVANDATVKGGTYFPMTIKKHVRAQQVAEENHLPCVYLVDSGGIFLPHQAGTFPDQDHFGRIFFNQSVMSAKGIPQISVVMGSCTAGGAYVPALSDETVIVRKQGTIFIGGPPLVKAATGVEVTDEELGGADVHCRISGVADHYAQNDKHALETTRSIIASLDSPARFPLDRKEPVDPYYDPEELYGVVPENIKKPFDIREIIARVVDDSRFQEFKELYGVTLVTGFAHVMGYPVGILANNGVLFSESSVKGAHFIELCTERRIPLLFLQNISGFIVGKQYEHGGIASDGAKMVHAVANAKVPKLTVVVGGSYGAGNYAMCGRGYFPRLMWMWPNARISVMGGEQAADVLWTVKKRALAKKGEEVTGEMEKEFKKPTIERYEHEATPYYSGARLWDDGMIDPVETRKMIALGIAMSLNAPVPKTKYGVFRM
- a CDS encoding enoyl-CoA hydratase/isomerase family protein (Catalyzes the reversible hydration of unsaturated fatty acyl-CoA to beta-hydroxyacyl-CoA), with the protein product MSDYSTIKYDQDGKVARITFCRPEIHNAFNSTMINELYDLFMKLKTDSTVRVVVLTGEGKSYCAGADLNWMRAVKDYSYEQNLKESLELAALFRLIYEFPRPVIGRINGAAIGGGTGFVAVTDIAVAAGVAMFSFSEVKIGVVPACISPYVVKRVGEGRAREFFLTGERLTALRANEAGLVNRVVENDKLDSEVEAIVGQILTSGPDALAVCKTLLHKIADQNMDEAEKYTAEVIADLRKSPEGQEGMDAFLNKRKPNWVE